Below is a window of Trichosurus vulpecula isolate mTriVul1 chromosome 4, mTriVul1.pri, whole genome shotgun sequence DNA.
CTTTAGCAGCACATCAAAGTCTGCTCTTGATGTTGTCTCTGTACATCTCACACGTGGcatgtatttgataaatgcttgttgaactggaATGGGGAAGATGATGACTTTAGTTTGGGccaagttgagtttgagatgccaattatgggtgtgtgtgtgtatatttataggtaggtagatatacacacacacacacacacacacacacacatttataggTAGAGATGTCCGACATTCAGTTATAGATGCTCAAGAAAGAAATCAGGGTTGACTACatagatctaggagtcatctgTGGAAAGAGATAATTGAACCCACGAAAGTAGGTGAGAACACCAAGTGAATGAGTAGAcatcaaaagaaaagaaggggagcaGGTCCGAGGCAGAGCGTGGAAGGCAGACACACTTGGGCATATAGGAGATAAAGTGTGTACCCTACCCAGATGGCAAAAAAAAGGTGTTCAAAAAATACACCCAGAGGAAACTCCAGTATCAAGCActttcatcatccccatttcagagatgaggaaactgagacagagagaaatggaggaacTAGCTCAGTCAGCAAACcactgtctgaggttggatttgaactcagattttcctgactccaggtgcggcactctccactgcaccacctacctgtatTGCATTCTGAGTCTGCTGATCCACAGGATGACAAGAATCAAATAAATTTCAAGGACCTATTTCCGACAAAATTAGCACATACAGGATGGCTAGAGTAAAAGATGACTTGGATTTTAACAGCACATTTCCTCTGAAAAGTTACTATATTAAAACCTTTCTACCATCTGCTTCATAATTTCCTATCAGAAAGAAACCACATGGGTAAAATTTCAGTCTTTCAACTAAATGGATTGTGAAGGAAGCAAACAAAACCAGAAATGAGAAAGCAAACTGAGTTTGGAGGCCTCAGTGGAAAGCTTTCAGATTATCCAGGGTAATTAGTGAACAGGACTCCTTCCAACAACACAGAATTCAGGAAATCATATTACTAGAGGTGAAAATAACACAGGCGGCAGAGGGAAGATTTCCAAAACGAGGACTCCCTCTGGTCCTTGCCTCCAAAGGGCACCCATGCCCTCCCTGACCCTCTGGAGGAGATTAGTACAAGCGTACATCCATCTCTCCACCCTAAACAGAGCCTGCACTTCACCCAGAGAGGCTGCAGATGACCACAAGCCCAAAGATTCCTGCCCCACACCCTGTGACCAGATGTCCTGCAGAAGTGaaacctccccccccacacacactcttGGATCACTCTGCTTCTGCACACCTGTAATCCTTCCAGCTTTTCCAAGTTATGAGATAGCTGAGAACAAAAGCGTATAATCCTGGTTTACGTATATTGTTACAAAGTTTCCCCAAAACAAAAGTCCCATAGTTCCAACCTGTCAGGATTTCACTGGATTCTAATCCTATCATTTAACGTATTATCTACTCCTCCCAGTGTCTGTCATCCCtaagaatcaaccaatcaataagcatttcttaagcatctactagatgccaggcactgcagcactgtgctaagcactggggatgtaaaAAATACCTTCTATGTCTTATTTAACAAGTTTACTCTGGAAGTAGGGTTATAAGATACAGAAATCTCTAAGCAGCGTCTCATTCTGAAAGCTACAGAGAATAAAACCTACGCACTGACAGAGAAGACTACAGAAGTCTTGCCATCATTAATGTTTATGATCAGAAACATTAATGTATATTATTAGTCAGCTGTCTGGAGGCACTGCCATCTAGTGGCAGCTCTCCAAAGAGCTAGGTCAGAAATAGGAAAAGACACCAAGACAAATGGGACAGGACACCATGTCACCATGTAGATTTGGGGGGTAAAGACCCAGCATCCAAATGAGGCCAGCTTTGTCCTCTCAAAAGTCATGTGGGGTAGAGATTCAGGCTGGTGAGTTGCTCAGACTAGGAAGAGGCTGAGACATTTTGAGATCCAGCACCCAAGGAAGCCACCATCAGAGAGAAggaagtcagaaagtgagcaacaAGGGAaagtaagataaaaaaaatattcaaagattccaggaagaagaaaacttaaGGACTTTGAACATAAGAAGATAATAGTGTATGGTGATTAGATTAGTAGCCAggtagaaataaatatttaaaagaatcaAATATTGTAATACCTGACAAGAAAAATGAGATCCACACCCTTCTTACTTCTTACCTGTTTCTTTGCCTGTTCAATGAACCCAAGGACACGCTGCAGATGTGGTCGGTTGATAAGGGGGCCCATTCTTGTGTCTTCCAGAAGAGGGTCCCCAATCTTTATCTTTTGGGTTTGTTTTACTACTTCGTCTGTGAATTTATCCAGAATTTCTCTTTGCACAAATACTCTTGTGCCATTACAGCAcacctggggtggggagagagtgggTGAACAAAACACAGAACataaactgtattttaaaaaaaaaaccctctaaaatATGAAAAGTCTAAGATGAAAAATAAGGGTTCTTCCTATCCCTGAGCATTTTCCAATTATACAGCTAATACCCAACAAAACACATGGTCTTTTTCTGACATAAACCCATTCTACTGAGTATATTATTTGTCTGAGCTGAGATGTTTGTTTTAAAACCATCATCAGATGCATATCACTCCTGTCCCACCACCTCCTACTAGCTATTTTGGGTTGGTTTGGGGCAGGGgggttaaaaaatattttgtagtagTAATATGGGGTATGGGGAGGGTGAGCACCAGGGAGGAGTTAGTAAATAAAAAGACTAAGAATCACTGATATCTCTTCTCCCAAGAGAAGGTAAAGTTACTTAGCTCGAATCTTGCTTCTGTTTCTGTTCTAAGGAGAATCATTTTTTGAATTAAAAGAGCCAAAAACAGAGCTAATAGGGGGTCAAAATCCAACATaaatagggagagaaaagagagcacCCAAACAGACTCTAACCAGGATAGTGGCAAAGCTGGCAGACGTGACTGCTGCTATTTTAAGTAACCTTTGAAACCTCATGGTAAATGAGACAAGTGCTACAGGACAAGAAACgagcaaatgtcccaattttcacaAGAATAGGATCTGGGAAGTATAAGCCCATGAGCCTGACtttgattcttggcaaaattccTGAGCATATTATTATAGGGATGGTTAACAAACATCTTTAACGTCTAAGAAAGGATATGGTGATCACAGAGTCACCCCAACTTCAGGCCAGATTAGGTTCATGTCCCTTTTTCAACCAGGCAACAAAACTGAGCAATGGGAGTAATGCTGTAGATGAGAAAGATTTTAAGAAAacaattgataaaaaaaaatcttctcatgCTACTTATACAGACAAGGTGGGAAAAGATGACCAGTTGAACTTAATGGTTCCATGTCAACTTGGAAGAAATTCTCTAGTGGGGTGTCCTTGGCACTTTGCTATTTGACATCTTCATTGGTGACTTTGAAAAAAAAGCATAGATGGtatatttatcaaattttcagatgacaaacTAGGAGAGATAACTAAGAAAGAGACAGCTGGGACTCAAGAAAATCTTGACACAATACATGTGAAGTATGCGAAGGTCTGGGATGTTGAAGgaaaattagatttgttcttcttggctccaaaggGTAGAATGAGGAGCAATAAGGAAAAGTCAAAGGGTTAGAAGAGAGTTGGGGTGAgatgttaggaaaaacttcctaacaactatAATGAAATCCCAGAAGTAGAATGGGAAGCTTTGGAAGGCAGTGGATTTCCCCTCACTAAAGACCCTTCATccaaggctggatgactacttgtatGAATGATGTAGAGAAAATTTTAATTCCCCTATAGTTGAGTTCCTTTACATTTCTGAGATACTAGGATTCTGTGACTCAAtcctattaaaaattaaatacttcACAGCTATTTGCCTCTAAAGTTAAAGCAAATAAACATCTGGATATCCTACTCCCCTCCCCAGATAGGAGCCCGAATACTGTGCAACTGTTCTCTGTATAGAAGTGCCTTTTAATTCTATTAATGCTCCTTTTCATGGGGGAAGATGAGCACCTCGCCTTGGGTGAGGAAGTTGGCCATCATCGCTCCTTTCACAGCATTCTCTATATCACAGTCCGAGAAAATGATAAGGGGAGATTTGCCTCCAAGCTCCAGGGTGACAGGTTTGATGCCTTGAGAGGCCAACTCCATGATCTAATACAACAAACATAAAAAATTTAGAAGGCAATCATCttaccccttcctcccttcactgGCCTCCTCCCATACATTCAATGACGTGTACTGGCAGTCGGTCCTCTAAGCCCACAATGCTCTCTAGAGGCCCTGACCTCGGCCTCCTAGAATCCTTGGTGTCCTTCAAGACCCAACCCAAGTCCACCCTCTGTAGGAGGACTTTCCCAGTCCCCTTTGCTGCTAATGCCTTTCCCCTGAGATCCCTTCCCTTTACACCACAGATCTTATCCCCAGTTATCTACATTTTGTTTCCCTTCCTGctacctcccccattagaacaggAGCTAACTAGAgagctgaaattgctttctcctcTCCCTATATCCCTCGTACTAAGCAAagcacctggcatgtagtaagcacttaacaaatgtttgttgaacaacTGTTTTTGGGACCCAGGCTCACTTAAAAATACATCCTTTCCCACTGAGGCTTaatacaaaaatttattaaacttcTAATTTAGGACAGAAAAAAGACTATATGAATATACATGAATGTTTAAAAAGTCTTTTTACAATTAGTAGGTGTGGGGTGGGCTGCAGGTCAGAGCCATACTAAGGTGGGAAGGAggtttatctttaaaaaaatgcactttCAAACACTTTCTTCTCAGTCCTAGCCACTAAACAATATAAGGTAACAGTTTATGCTCTGAAATATTAAACTtgtcctctgacacatacaaacAGAAGGAGATAATGATTTCTACTTCCATTAGGTCCTGTGTAAACATACCATTTCAACCCCACCCAGAGTCTGCAGACTCCCTACCTTCATACCATTTAGATAAACCTAGACTTTCAGCCAAAAACACCTCCCCAATAcaagctgaaaaaaaattaaaatcagtgGGTAAGAGGTTTAGAAAATATGCTAAGTTGGACAGACCACAACATCTAATCATACTGACTAATATATGAACCAGGTTCCTGATGCCTAAACACCCATCTTAAGCACCTTCTTGCCAGTGGGCACACTCCCAGTGAAAGAAACTTTGGCCACATCACGATGCTGGCACAGAAACTGGCCTGTGGCAGCTCCACCTTGCACTACATTGAAGAGCCCCAGAGGCACCCCAGCTTCGGTATAGATTTCGGCCAACAGCAACGCTGACACAGGCGTGAACTGAGAGGGTTTAAAGATCATGGCGTTACCTGCATATCAAACAGAGGGATAGTTCTGGTTGGGAAAGATAAGCAGGGAATGCTAGAAATGACTTAcatcagagctgtccaaccttaggtttttattgaaacaacagacaatatattttgatttgtcatttttgtgagagctctgcggtagctcagcttcatttactaaagcatttaggtaaatttctatgcttgtaggtgggcagCATAGATTGCACTGCAAGGGCCACAGGGCCCGGACAGTGTATTTTGGATGGCCCTGACTTACATGTTAATTTCCCTTCCATTCATCTTTGtgctaaaaaaaatacatttcacttttcTTCCACATTAGTTTTTTCTATTTAGCTCACTCCCCCAAAAAAGCACAACACTCTCCCCATCAACTCCCTTCACTAATCAATATCAACGTGAAGACACAGCTCAAAATAGGGACATGAATCaatcaaatgaataaaattcCAATAGACCTCCCCAACTATAAcgctttaaatttattttttctatacatTTCTCTAAAGAGAACTAAGCCCCCTTCCCTCTAGATGATAACTttaaaacaggggtggggaacctacaaacttgaggccacatgtggcctctctACGTCCTCAAGCACAGctcttggattcagtcaaagggtggcacttgaggacctagagaggccacatgtggcctcatggccgcaggttccccactcctgctttaAAACCATTTGCCACACTCGGTGCCTCTTACTTTCTCAATTCCATCATTTGCCTTACCCCTCCTGCAATCTGACTGGCTTGTGACCTTATCAGTCAATGGAAATTGCTCTCTGGGATTGCCAACAaattcttaattgccaaatccaacagCACTTTCTCAGTCCTTATTCTCCTTGACCACTCCGTAGCATTTGATGCTGGTGCCCACCCCGTTCTGGACACCCTCTTCTCAAGTATTCATGACACTtacctcctccatcttctttgCAAATCTTCATCTTTGTCCCACCCACTATGGATAAGTGTACCCTAGGACTCTGtcatgggtcctcttctcttatcccacTCTAATGTCTTTgtgtgacctcatcagctcccatgggttcaactcTCACCTCTAAGCAGAGGACTCCTCAATCTGTAAAACCAGCACCAGACTCTCACCTGAACTCCACTCCTACACCATCAGCTGCAGGTCCCATCAGTATATCAAAGTCcaaatgtccaaaagagaacttatcttttcccccaaactatcCCCTTCTTCCTAACGCTCCTGTTTATGTTGAGGGCACCTCCGCCATCCTTCTAGTCCATATCCCTGGAGAACTAGTCTACTTTTCCCTCTCATTCAGCATACGAGGACTAGAGAATAAGCTCTCAGTACATGCACCAGCAGTTCCCCCATTTACTGAGTTGTGTATAGTAGGCATacattcaataagaatttattgctCTAACTTGAACATGCTGTAGTGGCTCCAACCTTACCACAAGCCAAAGCTGGGGCAGACTTCCAAGTAGCAATCTGGAAAGGGTAGTTCCATGCTCCAATTCCAACACATACCCCAAGAGGTTCCCGTCTGGTGTAGCCAAATGATCCGCCAGGCAACTGGATATGCTCACctaaagagaaacacagaaaggaaGATACAACTCTATTCTCTTTCAAGGCATACAACTATGTTCTCCCCAACACACACCTCCTTGGTCAGACTGGCTGCTTGATGTTCCCCAAGCATAACAACATGCTCATTCCCGCCACCCCACTGTCTTTCCTCTTGCGTTGGTCCAGTCCACACGTTAACTCTAACTCTAAGATCAAATCCCACCCATCCTTCAAAACCTAGATCAAATTTCGCATCACCCATGAATCTTTCCTTCCTGACTAAACATGGTATTTTGTCTGAAGATgcgcatatgtatatgtgtatatgcacatgtgtataaatatgtgtgaatatacaaacctatgtacatgtgtatatacatacatatatacaaaatgcatatacacacacacacacgagacagaaaaagggaaggtgggagaaaaatgtatattccggAACTTCAAAAAGtctgtcttttcctttatttcagaTATGTAAAACCTGTCTTTCCAACAAGAttgcaaacttcttgagggcaggaaccgtgTTACTTCTTTTGTATCTTATATAGTTCTGGCCACATAGTGAGTAATCAATAAAGACTTCCCAAAATACTGAATCTCAATGGTGACAATGGCTAACCTCAACTTAATCCTCATTCCCAAATCCAGCTAACCCTATCTTTTATTAAGCAGAAGGGGTCACCGGAATATGAAGAAGGAAGCTGATTTATCCAAATTAATTAAGTGAGTATAGAGTAGAACTGGGAAGGACACTGCAGACACTGAGTCTGAGGATTCTCGCGCTAATAATTAGGAAAACACCTGACACTTTTCTGGTCAGACGGACCAGGTCAAAAAGTGTTCAGAGGCCACAGACCACGATACTAGACACTAACATCCAAGAAACTTTCAGAGTGTTCATGTGGTGGGCCAGAGCACAGGAGACACCAAATTGAAGTCACTAAACCAGGTAAGGGTTTCTCCCACGAAGGCTGAAACCTTAGCTCCCTTTGCTATAAATTTATCCCAGAGTTTTTGCTTGAGACCCAGTGCCCAGTCAACAGCATGATCTTACCTGCCATGGAACCAGCCAAGCCTGCACAATACTCTAAACACTGCCAAGAAGAATCAATATCTAACTGCGCCTCGAAGACAGATTTCCCATTGTTAATGGTTTCCACAGTAGCTATTTCATCCTTCCGTTCCTTCAGGTAATGAATTAAAAACAGAGTAAGAGCATAACACCTTATGAACGTTCTCACTGTCAAATTATGCAAAATAAACAAGATGTCTAGCTTTTGCAATTAAAAAATTGTCCctggggaagagaatgaaaaaagtgACGACAATGACTAAGGGGAAAAACAGAAACACAATTATTACCCAAtagtagtccctgccccaccgcCCCCCGCCAAAGACTTGTGGGGCTGACATCAAATTCAAAATTTCATTTCAGGGTCTGTTAGGAAGAGTTAGGAGGTAGAAATCTATTCatatgacatatgtatatatgtgtgtacatacgtatgtgtacacacatacatattcataaaaAACTGCtaagagaattaaaaaattaaaatagcctGGTACATAATTGGCACTGCAATATTCACAAATATTAACCTCTTGATTAATAAATCCAAAGGAATTTAGCAGGTAGgaattacaaagtaatttttccaTCATACTGGGCACATAATACTCATTTGGAGTCCTATGCATGCTCAGTTCACATTCCACAACTCCCCAGGGatatgaagaaatataaagagGAAAGCAACAAAAATGGTAACCTTTTGAAAAACAGGCCcttaaagaaaatgctaaaaagTAAGTGCTTTGTCTAAAAAGAAACCTTACTTTGGTACTCTGGAATATAGACAGATACAGTACAACATGCAATGGGAAACAGGTTGGAGAAATGGGAACGATGGCAGCTCTCCAGTGCCCTTTGGGTGTTACACTGTAACACTTAGGAGATTATAATATTATTCTGACTCCCACGCAGATAAGCTCATTGAAAGAACCCCAATAACCAGATCCAATCGAGCAATTCTAATACTCTCTCCACTATATTCTCGGAGCCTCTGATGTTCATTTTTCACACCttacccttctccctcccctcagggCAGGCCCAAAAAGCTCTTGGAAGGGAATAATGAAAACACATAGTTAATTTGAAAGGTATGTCAGAATAGCACACTCGCTCTGTAATGAACCCAAGGCTCTGATACTAGCTTAACTCACAGATCAACAAAAGCCCAATCCTGCTGGATTTGCAGAGTTCTTGAAATAAGAACTAGTCATTTTCCTTTGATCCATATTACAAGGAACACCAATGTTGCTTCTGTTTTCAACTATGATTCTCTTATCTCCAAAAGTGCTGCTGAGATCTgtttggttttagttttttttaatgttgttagTCTAATTCTGAAGCTTTTCTTCCTTGCAGCCTACTATACAGAGGAATCTCTAATGGCTGTTCTAACAGACTCCTTTCCTTACAGaaatttcaatttcctcttccttaCTCTCATCACATCAGTTGTTATGATTTCTCCCCTTTGAGCCTTTACTCTCTGTTACCATTAATTCCTGCCCTCTTACTACACCTGGAGAAGTCTTTTAACTAACAGGAGCCAAGGTTACCCTTTGTCCTTCCCTTCCGACGTCTACAAAGGCATCTAGCAATCCTGGTCAGCAAAAAATGAGCATGAACCAACAGGGTTATCGGCTCAGTCATACTGTTAATTATCAACATTGAGAATAACAACTGAGTTTCTCTCACCACTATTATTTACTCAGTTTATAAAAAGGGACTCTTCTGCTTCTAACAGATGAAAGAACAATTGTCAACTATAATAAACAAAACAGGAGTCTAAGTAgtacattaaaattaattttaaagtatttgGAAAGGTAATTTTTTATGTATCAAGTGCTCACTAGTCTCTGATGATCCTGACCAAAATGCTGCTCAGATTTCTCATTATGGTGTGCAGGGGAACAAGGGTTGTTAAAGGTTTTACCAATGGATCATAACCTCTGGTGGGTCTTAGCACAACAAAAAGATTTCCAGTCCTACATCCCAAAGGACCAGCCCAGCTGAGTTTAGAGAGGTTTATCAATGAATTGGCCACCAAGGTGATGGCTATTTTTTGGCCATGAGAAGCTGTGAAATCATTCACAAATCCATTAAGGGCTTTCAGCAAACAGTAACAGCAAATTCCTAC
It encodes the following:
- the ALDH9A1 gene encoding 4-trimethylaminobutyraldehyde dehydrogenase, translated to MWFLRVGPAAAAAFVRAFLPPGCAAMNTGSFTVSQPLNYRDGKRVQPADDSGTEKAYEPATGRVIATFHCSGEKEVDLAVQSAKAAFKIWRQKSGMERSRILLEAARIIRERKDEIATVETINNGKSVFEAQLDIDSSWQCLEYCAGLAGSMAGEHIQLPGGSFGYTRREPLGVCVGIGAWNYPFQIATWKSAPALACGNAMIFKPSQFTPVSALLLAEIYTEAGVPLGLFNVVQGGAATGQFLCQHRDVAKVSFTGSVPTGKKIMELASQGIKPVTLELGGKSPLIIFSDCDIENAVKGAMMANFLTQGEVCCNGTRVFVQREILDKFTDEVVKQTQKIKIGDPLLEDTRMGPLINRPHLQRVLGFIEQAKKQGAKVLCGGDLYVPKDPKLKDGYYMKPCVLGNCKDDMTCVKEEIFGPVMSILPFDTEAEVLERANDTTFGLAAGVFTRDIQRAHRVVAELQAGVCYINNYNVSPVELPFGGYKMSGFGRENGRVTIEYYSQLKTVCVEMGDVESVF